In Acidimicrobiia bacterium, the DNA window GCTCCTCGCGGTCATGGTCGTCAATTCGCACTTCCCGTATTGGCTCGCCTTCACGCTCGCGCTGCTCACCACCACGGCCGCCGGCGCCGTGATCGAGATGGTGGTCATCCGGCGGCTCGCGAAGGCGCCCCGCGTCATCGTGCTCGTTGCAACCATCGGCGTCGCCGAACTCATGCAGGCGGTCGTGCGCACGCTGCCCGAATACCAGGCCGGAAGGTTCCAGACGACCTTCCCGACGCCCATGAGCTCGCAATGGACGATCTCGTCGCTCTTCCATCTCAGCGTCGCCGGCGTCCACCTGCAGATGACGAACATCGTGGTCACCGGTCCGCAGGTCCTCGCGCTGATCGTCGTACCGATCGTGACGGTCGGGCTGTGGTGGCTCCTCGGCCACACCGTCTTCGGTGAATCGGTCCGTGCCTCGGCGACCAATCCCGACCTCGCGCGTCTCACGGGCATCAGCCCGAAGCTGATGTCGACCGCGATCTGGACGATCGGGGGACTGCTGTCGGGCGTCGCGCTCGTGCTCTACGCGACACAGAGCGGCACGACCGACCTCGTGCAAGTCGGTCCGGAGACGTTGTTGCTCGCGCTGACGGCGGCGTTGATCGGCGGCATGACGTCGTTCCCGCGCACCGTTGCCGGCGCGGTCGGCGTCGGCCTGCTCTATCAAGTGCTGCTGTACAACTTCCCGAACACACCGGGCCTGGTCGAGTTCGTGCTGTTCATCCTCGTGCTGGCTCTCGTCGCCCGCATCAGCCGAGCCGACGCGACGACCACCGACACCTTCTCCTTCGCGCCACGCGTGCCTCCCGTGCCCGAACACCTCCGCGAGCTGTGGTGGGTACGGCGCATGCCCAACCTCGTGGCATGGATCGCGCTCGCCGTCGCGATCGTCGTTCCGCTCGTCACCACGTCGTCGGCGCACCATCAGGCGTACGCCTTGATCCTGGCGACCGCGATCATCACGGTCTCGGTCACCGTGCTCACCGGCTGGGCCGGTCAGCTCTCGCTCGGGCAGGCCGCGTTCGCCGGCGTGGGCGCGCTGATCGCGGGCACGCTCGTGCGCGGTGCGACGCTCAACATCGGCTTCCGCTCACACCGGCTCGCCGCCGGCGCGGTGCGTCCGTTTCCGATGGCCGCCGGCTTGCTCCTCGTCGTGCTCGCGGCGGTCGCGATCAGCACCACCGTGGCGCGGCGCCGCAGCAGGCGAGTCCGCGCGATCGCGGCCTCGGCGGCGGTGCTCTGCATCGCGGTCGGCGCGGTCGTGTTCCCGGCCGCCATCGACCGATCCGGCACCGTGCACCGCGTGCCGTTCGTCCTCGCGTTGTTCCTCGGCGGCGCGGTCAGCAGCATCTTTGCCGCCGCGGTCGGCATCGGCGCGCTCCGTGTGCGCGGGCTCCTGCTCGCGATCAGCACGATGGCCTTCGCGATCGCAGCCGAGGTGTACATCTTCCCCCGCCCGCTCTTCGTCGGCCTGGAAGGCTCGACGAGCGGCGAGCTCGACCGGGGCAAGCTGGGACCGGTCGACCTGACGTTCCACAACCGCGCGTACTACTACTTCGCGCTCGGCGTCCTGGTGCTCGTGCTCCTACTGGTCGGGCACCTGCGGCGAACGGGCATCGGCCGCGCGATCGTCGGCGTCCGCGAGAACGAGGCGGGAGCGGCTGCGTTCACCGTGTCGCCGACGCGAGCGAAGCTCACGTCGTTCGCGGTCGCCGGCTTCGTCGCGGGACTCGGCGGCGGTGTCCTCGCGGGAGCAGTCCAGAACTTCGACTACACGAACGCGTTCTTTCGCGTCGAAGACTCCCTCTCCCTCGTCGCCATCGCCGTGATCGGCGGCCTGGGCAGCCTGGCCGGCGCGGTGACGGGCGCGTTGTGGGTCGTCGGCCTTCCGCTGTTCTGGCCGAAGAACGACACGGTGGAGTTGCTCACCTCGAGCATCGGACTGCTCATCGTGTTGCTCTACGTCCCGGGTGGCTTCACCCAGCTCGGGTACGCCGCGCGCGGCCACATCCTGCGCTGGGTCGAGCAGCGATTGCCCGAGCGGCCGGCGAAGACCGTCACGGCCCCACCGGTCTCGCTCTCGGTGCGCGCGACCACCCCCCCGCCGACGAACGGTGACGGCAGCGCGCTGCGCACGATCGGGCTCGACGTCGAGTTCGACGGCATCGTCGCGGTGAACAATGTCGACTTCCACGCCATGCCGGGAGAGGTGATCGGCCTCATCGGCACGAACGGCGCGGGCAAGTCCACGCTCTTGAACGCGATCGGCGGCTACGTGCCGAGTCGGGGCAAGGTCGAACTGCTCGGCGGCGACGTCTCGGGACACGCGGCGTACCTCCGTGCCCGGGCCGGGCTCGGCCGCACGTTCCAGGCCGCGACGTTGTTCCCCGAGCTGACGGTCCGCGAGACCGTGCAACTGGCGCTCGAAGCGCGCGGGCGCACATCGTTCTGGGGCTCGTTGCTGTTCTATCCCGGGTCGATCGCCAAGGAGCGCACGCGGCGCGCCGAGGCCTCCGAGCTCATCGACTTCCTCGGGCTCGGCCGCTACGCCGACCGGTTCATCGTCGAGCTCTCGACGGGCACTCGTCGCATCGTCGAGCTGACGTCGATGCTCGCGGTGCGTCCCCGCGTCATCTGCCTCGACGAGCCGACGGCCGGTGTTGCGCAGCGCGAGGCCGAGGCGTTCGGACCGCTCATCAAGCGGATCCAGAACGAGCTCGAGGCGACGCTCATCGTCGTCGAGCACGACCTGCCGCTCATCATGTCGATCAGTGACCGCATCTACTGCCTGGAGGCAGGCGGCGTGATCGCGCACGGCGAGCCCGAGACGGTTCGTTCGAACCCCCTCGTCGTCGCGTCGTACCTCGGTACCGACGACCGCGCGATCCAGCGCTCGAACGCCGACGCGAACCCGGCGACCGTGTAGGTCGGGCGCCGGGTTCCGTTCGTACGAGGACGTGTCCTACTTGGACAGGTTCTCGTACGGGGTCAGCGGCTTCCAGTTGCCGTTCGGCGGCAGCGCCGAGTCGAACTGCTGCAGCTGGAAGGTGTCGTCGTCGTCGTACTTGCCCTGCGACAACGACGCGTACGGGCCGCCGCCGCGGTTGACGATCGGGCCGAACGAATTGACGGCGGCAACCCAGTTGGGCACGTTCACGTACTGGCCCGTCTTGGCGACGATCTCGGCGAACGTCGAGATCATCTGACACGCGTCGTTGATGGTGTTGTAGGTCTCGTCGGTGTACTCCTTGCCGCCGACCTTGACCTTGCGAACGGTCAGGGGTCCGGGCGGGGTCCTGCCGGTCGCGGCCTTGTAGATCCCGGAGCAGTACTTCCAGTTGTCGCTCTTCGCGTAGTCCGCGGCCGCAAAGCCCCCGGCGATATACATGTCCTGGTACGGGTTCGGGTCCATGCCGGCCTTGGTCTCGTCCTGCCCCTGCGCCAGCGCGTCGCCCGTGTCGGTCATCAGCATCACGCCCGGCAGCTGCTTCGTCACCTTCTCGACGAACTGCTTCGTCACGGTGTTCTCGCCCGTGACGAAGATCGCATTGACCCCTTCGGACTTCCACCGCTGGATGAAGCTGTCGAGCTGCGACTGCGCCGCGGTCGTGTCGGCACCGTTGATCGTGAGGTACGCGGTGGTTCCCGTCGCGACGCCGGTCTTCTTGATCGCCGGCAGCACGGCCGCCTTCACCGACACCTGGGAGGTCTGGTCCGCCAGCACCGCGAGCTTCTTCCCCTTGAGGAGGTGCTGCTTCTGCAACAGCTCGAACAGCACGCCCGACGATCGCTCCGGTGTCGTGCCCGGGAAGATCAACATCGCCGGTGGAACCTGACCGATCATCGCCTGAGTCACGTCGAACGTGATGAGGGGAGTGTTCTTCTTCTTCGCGATGCACGTGTGGATCGCATCGTCCTGGGCCGCGTCACTCAGGTTGCCGAGGACCGCGAAGACCTTGTCGTCGTCGGTGAAGTGGGTGCAGATCTGCACGAGGAGGTCGCTCGTCGAGGTGAGCGGGCATTCGGTGTTGAAGTCGGCGACCAGCTTGCGGCCGTTGATGCCGCCGCCCTTGTTCACCGCGTCGACGAAGTCCTGATAGATCGCTTGCTGGTTCGGACGCGTGAAGTCGATGAACTGCTGGATGCACTTGAAGTCGATCAGCGAGATGCCGATCTTGATCGAGTCTGCGGTCACGCCCGAACCGAGCGTCTTCGACGTGACGCTCGGCGAGTTCGTTCCGGGCTTGGCGCCCGTCCCGGCCTTCGAGCCACTGCTCCCGCACGCGGCGAGGATCATCGCCGCGATGACGACGACCAGGACGCCTCGGCTCCAACGGGTCTGACGCGGGAACTCACGTTGACCAGCGTCGCCCGGCACCCGACGACCGCGTCCCTGACCACGTCGCTGTGCTTCACGCATCTCAGAACCCCCCGGTTCGGCGCCCTCGCCGCGCACTCTATGACACGAACGTCAGCAAAGTCACCACCCTCTCGCTCGCTCGCTCGCGCTGGCGTGCGCTTCCCTCAAGCCAGTGCGACCAGGTCCAAGAGATCGTCGGACCAGTAGTCGAGGGTGCCGTCGGGCATGAGCAGGACCCGCTGGGGCGCGAGCTCGGCGACGAACTCGGTGTCGTGGCTCACGAACACCATCGCCCCCTTCCAGCCCCGCAGCGCGGCGCCGACCGCCAGGCGCGACGGCGGGTCGAGGTTGTTCGTGGGCTCGTCGAGCAGCAGCAGGTTGTGGCGGCCCGCGACGAGCATCGCGAGCGCGAGCTTCGTCTTCTCGCCGCCCGAGAGCGTCGCGACGTCCTGGAACGCCATCTCGCCCGAGAGCCCGAACATGCCGAGCAGCGCGCGCATCTGCTGGTCGGAGAGGCCCATCGCGGCCGCGGTCTCGCGCATGTGGTCGAGCATCGAGCGGCCCGGTACGAGCAGCTCGTGCTCCTGCGCGTAGTAGCCCATCGAGACGCCGTGACCGAGATGGTGCTCGCCGAGGTCGGTTTCGAGCTGACCGACGAGCAGCCGCAACAACGTGGTCTTGCCCGCACCGTTGAGACCGAGGATGAGCAGCCGCTCCCCTCGCCCGACGCTGAACGACACGTCCTCGAACACGGTGTTCGCGCCGAACGACTTGGCGAGATCCGACGCTTCGAGCACCGTCGCGCCGGAGCGCGGCGGGTCGGGCAGCCGCACCGCGAGCTTCCGCTCCTTCTTCGCGGCCGTGACCTTCGTGGTCTCGAGCCGCTCGACGCGGTGGTCGAGCACCTTCGCGAGCCGCGCCCGCTTCGCGGTCTGGCCCCGCATCGAGTCGGCGAGCGCGCTGAGCCGATGGATCTCGGCCTCCTGCCGGCCCGCGAGCTTCGTCCGCCGCTCCTCGTCGGCCGCGCGCGCGGTCCGGTACTGCGAGTAGGTGCCGCGGTACTCGATGAGCTCACCCTCGTCGAGGTGCAGGACGCGCGTGATCGCCTGGTCGAGCAGCACGAGGTCGTGGCTCACCACGAGCAGCGCGCCGCGATACGAGCGCAGGAAGCCCATGAGCCACTGCTTGGCGTCGACGTCGAGGTGGTTCGTCGGCTCGTCGAGCATCAGCAGGTCGCTGCCCGCGAACAGGATGCGCGCGAGCTCGACGCGCCGACGCTCACCGCCCGAGAGGGAGTGGATCGCCATGTCGAGACGGTCGCTGCGCAGGCCCAGGCCGGCGGCGATGCGCCGCACCTCCG includes these proteins:
- a CDS encoding ABC transporter substrate-binding protein, whose amino-acid sequence is MPGDAGQREFPRQTRWSRGVLVVVIAAMILAACGSSGSKAGTGAKPGTNSPSVTSKTLGSGVTADSIKIGISLIDFKCIQQFIDFTRPNQQAIYQDFVDAVNKGGGINGRKLVADFNTECPLTSTSDLLVQICTHFTDDDKVFAVLGNLSDAAQDDAIHTCIAKKKNTPLITFDVTQAMIGQVPPAMLIFPGTTPERSSGVLFELLQKQHLLKGKKLAVLADQTSQVSVKAAVLPAIKKTGVATGTTAYLTINGADTTAAQSQLDSFIQRWKSEGVNAIFVTGENTVTKQFVEKVTKQLPGVMLMTDTGDALAQGQDETKAGMDPNPYQDMYIAGGFAAADYAKSDNWKYCSGIYKAATGRTPPGPLTVRKVKVGGKEYTDETYNTINDACQMISTFAEIVAKTGQYVNVPNWVAAVNSFGPIVNRGGGPYASLSQGKYDDDDTFQLQQFDSALPPNGNWKPLTPYENLSK
- a CDS encoding ATP-binding cassette domain-containing protein; the encoded protein is MLASFFQPQITTANLLFIGVVQGLIISVLAMAIVLIYRSTRIINFAVADIGLPAAALLAVMVVNSHFPYWLAFTLALLTTTAAGAVIEMVVIRRLAKAPRVIVLVATIGVAELMQAVVRTLPEYQAGRFQTTFPTPMSSQWTISSLFHLSVAGVHLQMTNIVVTGPQVLALIVVPIVTVGLWWLLGHTVFGESVRASATNPDLARLTGISPKLMSTAIWTIGGLLSGVALVLYATQSGTTDLVQVGPETLLLALTAALIGGMTSFPRTVAGAVGVGLLYQVLLYNFPNTPGLVEFVLFILVLALVARISRADATTTDTFSFAPRVPPVPEHLRELWWVRRMPNLVAWIALAVAIVVPLVTTSSAHHQAYALILATAIITVSVTVLTGWAGQLSLGQAAFAGVGALIAGTLVRGATLNIGFRSHRLAAGAVRPFPMAAGLLLVVLAAVAISTTVARRRSRRVRAIAASAAVLCIAVGAVVFPAAIDRSGTVHRVPFVLALFLGGAVSSIFAAAVGIGALRVRGLLLAISTMAFAIAAEVYIFPRPLFVGLEGSTSGELDRGKLGPVDLTFHNRAYYYFALGVLVLVLLLVGHLRRTGIGRAIVGVRENEAGAAAFTVSPTRAKLTSFAVAGFVAGLGGGVLAGAVQNFDYTNAFFRVEDSLSLVAIAVIGGLGSLAGAVTGALWVVGLPLFWPKNDTVELLTSSIGLLIVLLYVPGGFTQLGYAARGHILRWVEQRLPERPAKTVTAPPVSLSVRATTPPPTNGDGSALRTIGLDVEFDGIVAVNNVDFHAMPGEVIGLIGTNGAGKSTLLNAIGGYVPSRGKVELLGGDVSGHAAYLRARAGLGRTFQAATLFPELTVRETVQLALEARGRTSFWGSLLFYPGSIAKERTRRAEASELIDFLGLGRYADRFIVELSTGTRRIVELTSMLAVRPRVICLDEPTAGVAQREAEAFGPLIKRIQNELEATLIVVEHDLPLIMSISDRIYCLEAGGVIAHGEPETVRSNPLVVASYLGTDDRAIQRSNADANPATV
- a CDS encoding ABC-F family ATP-binding cassette domain-containing protein, with product MLQVRDLAVEVGGRLTLVGGSFTLRPGDKAGLVGRNGAGKTSLLRVLGGEAPAAAGVVSRGDRIGYLPQDPKPHGAGVDSTGVSHVLSGRGLDVIAQRLEKRHAEVDENPSERNLRRFADAQEEFERLGGYSAESEVRRIAAGLGLRSDRLDMAIHSLSGGERRRVELARILFAGSDLLMLDEPTNHLDVDAKQWLMGFLRSYRGALLVVSHDLVLLDQAITRVLHLDEGELIEYRGTYSQYRTARAADEERRTKLAGRQEAEIHRLSALADSMRGQTAKRARLAKVLDHRVERLETTKVTAAKKERKLAVRLPDPPRSGATVLEASDLAKSFGANTVFEDVSFSVGRGERLLILGLNGAGKTTLLRLLVGQLETDLGEHHLGHGVSMGYYAQEHELLVPGRSMLDHMRETAAAMGLSDQQMRALLGMFGLSGEMAFQDVATLSGGEKTKLALAMLVAGRHNLLLLDEPTNNLDPPSRLAVGAALRGWKGAMVFVSHDTEFVAELAPQRVLLMPDGTLDYWSDDLLDLVALA